A single genomic interval of Hemiscyllium ocellatum isolate sHemOce1 chromosome 44, sHemOce1.pat.X.cur, whole genome shotgun sequence harbors:
- the lamtor4 gene encoding ragulator complex protein LAMTOR4 yields the protein MASTLTQGLERIPDQLGYLVISEDGVLSSAGEMENDEHAAGVIMRMMQTAVKLCMNGSSEPFFKRMSVVFGEHTYMATISGQKVFVVKRHNNPHEAVEV from the exons GCTTCGACTTTAACTCAAGGCCTGGAGAGGATTCCAGACCAGCTGGGTTACCTTGTCATCAGTGAAGATGGAGTCCTGTCT TCGGCAGGTGAGATGGAGAACGATGAACACGCTGCTGGAGTGATCATGCGCATGATGCAGACGGCTGTCAAACTCTGCATGAACGGCAGCAGCGAACCGTTCTTCAAGAGAATGTCCG TGGTATTCGGAGAGCACACATACATGGCAACCATCTCTGGTCAGAAAGTGTTTGTGGTGAAAAGGCACAATAATCCTCACGAAGCGGTTGaggtgtga